In Streptomyces sp. NBC_00483, a single window of DNA contains:
- a CDS encoding hydrolase, which yields MSLTTLDPKTALVVVDLQKGLMGVSGAPYAVSDVVDRSARLADAFRGAGLPVVLVRVSFAADGSDATPGRTETPGSGRAMPEGWDEITDALAGHPEDITVTKRNWSAFYGTDLDLHLRRRGITQVVLTGVATSIGVESTARAAHEHGYHVTLATDAMTDLDPEGHRGSVERIFPRLGETGTTDEVLKLLASTR from the coding sequence GTGTCTCTCACCACGCTCGACCCCAAGACCGCCCTCGTCGTCGTCGACCTCCAGAAGGGCCTCATGGGTGTGTCCGGCGCCCCGTACGCCGTGTCCGACGTCGTCGACCGCAGCGCGCGCCTCGCCGATGCCTTCCGCGGGGCGGGGCTCCCTGTGGTCCTGGTCCGGGTCAGCTTCGCCGCCGACGGCTCCGACGCGACGCCCGGCCGCACCGAGACGCCCGGCAGTGGCCGTGCCATGCCCGAGGGCTGGGACGAGATCACCGACGCGCTCGCCGGGCACCCGGAGGACATCACCGTCACCAAGCGGAACTGGTCGGCGTTCTACGGCACCGACCTCGACCTGCACCTGCGCCGCCGCGGCATCACCCAGGTCGTCCTGACCGGAGTCGCCACCAGCATCGGCGTGGAGTCCACGGCCCGCGCCGCCCACGAGCACGGCTACCACGTCACCCTCGCCACCGACGCCATGACCGACCTCGACCCGGAGGGGCACCGCGGCAGCGTCGAGCGGATCTTCCCGCGCCTGGGGGAGACGGGCACGACGGACGAGGTGCTGAAGCTGCTGGCCTCGACTCGCTAG
- a CDS encoding MFS transporter, with translation MMFGSILNPINSSMLAVALVPIGHAFGVPPSQTAWLVSALYLATAVGQPVIGRLVDAFGPRRLYLLGTALVGVAGLLGVLAPSFWVLIVSRVLLGFGTSAAYPASMYLLRTESERTGMKSPSGILAALSVSNQVIAVIGPTLGGVLIGLGGWHLIFAINVPLSLACLVLGALRLPKHVRAGREADATTSADVPGMLLFAGSLTAFMLFLTSPGVAHWYLPVIGAVAGAVFARRELASADPFIDLRVLSGNTPLLATYARQLLAYTTSYAFLYGYSQWLQDGRGLGPEQAGLLLLPMSLMAIGVTVLTGRRPQVRGKLFVGGIAQLVGVAALLGLNSDSPIWVLVVVGAIFGIPQGLIGLANQNALYAQADPERTGASAGLLRTFTYLGALLASAGNAAFFKTGANTAGLHELAWMLVVVSVLLLLVTAADRAVRRVGRD, from the coding sequence ATGATGTTCGGGTCGATCCTGAACCCGATCAACTCCTCGATGCTCGCCGTGGCGCTCGTCCCGATCGGCCACGCCTTCGGCGTCCCGCCGTCCCAGACGGCCTGGCTCGTCTCCGCGCTCTATCTCGCCACGGCCGTCGGCCAGCCCGTCATCGGCCGGCTCGTCGACGCGTTCGGACCGCGCAGGCTCTATCTGCTGGGCACCGCGCTCGTCGGTGTCGCGGGCCTGCTCGGCGTACTCGCACCGAGCTTCTGGGTGCTGATCGTCTCCCGGGTACTGCTCGGCTTCGGCACCTCCGCCGCGTACCCGGCCTCCATGTATCTGCTGCGCACCGAGTCCGAGCGCACCGGCATGAAGAGCCCCAGTGGCATCCTCGCCGCGCTGTCGGTGTCCAACCAGGTCATCGCCGTCATCGGCCCGACCCTCGGCGGCGTACTGATCGGCCTCGGCGGCTGGCACCTGATCTTCGCGATCAATGTGCCGCTGTCGCTCGCCTGTCTGGTGCTCGGCGCGCTGCGGCTGCCGAAGCACGTGAGGGCGGGCCGCGAAGCCGATGCCACCACCTCGGCGGACGTGCCCGGCATGCTGCTGTTCGCCGGATCACTCACCGCGTTCATGCTGTTCCTCACGTCGCCGGGGGTCGCGCACTGGTACCTGCCGGTGATCGGCGCGGTCGCGGGCGCGGTCTTCGCCCGCAGGGAACTGGCCTCCGCCGACCCCTTCATCGACCTGCGCGTGCTGAGCGGCAACACCCCGCTGCTCGCCACGTACGCGCGCCAACTCCTCGCCTACACAACGTCGTACGCGTTCCTGTACGGCTACAGCCAGTGGCTCCAGGACGGCCGCGGCCTCGGCCCCGAACAGGCAGGACTTCTGCTGCTCCCGATGTCCCTGATGGCCATCGGTGTCACCGTCCTCACCGGGCGCCGACCGCAGGTGCGCGGCAAGCTGTTCGTCGGCGGCATCGCCCAACTCGTCGGAGTGGCCGCCCTGTTGGGGTTGAACTCCGACAGCCCGATCTGGGTCCTCGTCGTCGTCGGCGCCATCTTCGGCATCCCGCAGGGCCTCATCGGCCTCGCCAATCAGAACGCCCTCTACGCCCAGGCCGACCCGGAGCGCACGGGTGCGTCCGCCGGACTGCTGCGCACGTTCACCTACCTCGGCGCGCTGCTCGCCTCCGCCGGGAACGCCGCGTTCTTCAAGACCGGTGCCAACACGGCTGGTCTGCACGAGCTGGCCTGGATGCTCGTTGTCGTCTCCGTGCTGCTGCTCCTGGTGACCGCGGCCGACCGGGCGGTGCGCCGGGTCGGCCGGGACTGA
- a CDS encoding MarR family winged helix-turn-helix transcriptional regulator, with amino-acid sequence MNDDSAPIEELAARATDDVWVIISRLRRKLMALDVDPEGELSPAQASVLSRLDRYGPSTASDLAAIENVRPQSMAKHVIALEERGLVERHADPEDGRRRVVALTEVGRERRQGVRRARQAWLAGQLVERGSEEQLRAVITAMALLDEVTQA; translated from the coding sequence ATGAACGACGACAGCGCACCGATCGAGGAGCTCGCGGCGCGGGCCACCGACGACGTGTGGGTGATCATCAGCCGGCTCCGCCGCAAGCTGATGGCGCTCGACGTGGACCCCGAGGGTGAGCTCTCGCCCGCCCAGGCGTCCGTGCTCTCCCGGCTCGACAGGTACGGGCCCTCCACCGCCAGCGACCTCGCGGCGATCGAGAACGTGCGGCCGCAGTCCATGGCCAAGCACGTCATCGCCCTGGAGGAGCGCGGCCTCGTCGAGCGTCACGCGGACCCCGAGGACGGGCGCCGCCGCGTGGTCGCGCTCACCGAGGTGGGGCGCGAGCGCCGTCAGGGTGTGCGCAGGGCCCGCCAGGCGTGGCTCGCCGGGCAGCTCGTCGAGCGCGGCAGCGAGGAGCAGCTGCGCGCCGTGATCACGGCGATGGCGCTGCTCGACGAGGTGACGCAGGCGTGA
- a CDS encoding sigma-70 family RNA polymerase sigma factor has product MKEAVHIGPGPAPGPDLQELMADVARGDQEAFASVYDVVAGSVLGVVRSVLRDRAQSEEVAQEVLVEVWRTAARYRPDRGTAINWVLTLAHRRAIDRVRSVEAAAARDHRAALLERTPEFDEVTEEVEARLEREQVRRCLRMLTELQRESVSLAYYRGLTYHEVAELLTVPLGTIKTRLRDGLIRLRDCLGVSA; this is encoded by the coding sequence GTGAAGGAAGCCGTCCACATCGGCCCGGGCCCGGCACCCGGGCCCGATCTGCAAGAACTCATGGCCGACGTGGCCAGGGGCGACCAGGAGGCATTCGCGTCGGTGTACGACGTCGTCGCCGGGTCCGTGCTCGGCGTCGTGCGCAGCGTGCTGCGCGACCGCGCGCAGTCCGAGGAGGTGGCGCAGGAGGTGCTCGTCGAGGTGTGGCGGACCGCGGCGCGCTACCGGCCCGACCGCGGCACCGCGATCAACTGGGTGCTGACCCTGGCGCACCGGCGCGCGATCGACCGGGTCCGGTCGGTGGAGGCCGCCGCGGCCCGCGACCACCGCGCGGCGCTCCTCGAGCGGACACCGGAGTTCGACGAGGTGACCGAGGAGGTGGAGGCCCGACTGGAGCGCGAGCAGGTACGCCGCTGTCTGCGCATGCTGACCGAACTCCAGCGTGAGTCCGTATCGTTGGCGTACTACCGGGGTCTGACCTACCACGAAGTGGCCGAGTTGCTGACGGTGCCGCTGGGGACCATCAAGACGCGGCTGCGCGACGGTCTGATCCGGCTCCGTGACTGCCTGGGGGTGAGCGCGTGA
- a CDS encoding anti-sigma factor → MSAADLHTLTGAYALHALTEAEREEFERHLGPCESCAQEVAELSATANRLGLGLSMVPPAGFRDQVLQRITTVRQEAPRTSPDAPKARLSWRARRVPRWTLAACLAGVVALGGTTVWQYQEAQDAQQRARTAQAGTDEVAAVLAAPDAKVRTASLDGGANGTVVVSGQQDKAVFVASGMTAPPRGKVYQLWFDDGGTMRSAGLMDPGRESQTVLMAGAVGDSTGMGITVEPTGGSDRPTSKPLALMSLPT, encoded by the coding sequence GTGAGCGCCGCGGATCTGCACACGTTGACGGGCGCGTACGCGCTGCACGCACTCACCGAGGCCGAGCGGGAGGAGTTCGAGCGGCATCTCGGCCCCTGCGAGTCCTGCGCGCAGGAAGTGGCGGAGCTGTCCGCCACGGCCAACCGGCTCGGCCTGGGCCTCTCGATGGTGCCTCCGGCCGGATTCAGGGACCAGGTGCTGCAGCGGATCACGACCGTCCGCCAAGAGGCGCCGCGCACCTCCCCGGACGCCCCGAAGGCCCGGCTGTCGTGGCGGGCGCGGCGCGTTCCTCGCTGGACGCTGGCCGCCTGCCTCGCCGGTGTCGTCGCGCTGGGCGGTACGACGGTGTGGCAGTACCAGGAGGCGCAGGACGCGCAGCAGCGGGCGCGGACCGCGCAGGCGGGCACGGACGAGGTGGCGGCGGTCCTCGCCGCGCCCGACGCGAAGGTGCGCACGGCGTCCCTCGACGGCGGGGCGAACGGCACCGTCGTGGTCTCCGGGCAGCAGGACAAGGCGGTGTTCGTGGCGTCCGGGATGACGGCGCCGCCGCGCGGCAAGGTGTACCAGCTGTGGTTCGACGACGGCGGCACGATGCGCTCGGCCGGCCTGATGGACCCGGGGCGCGAGTCGCAGACCGTGCTGATGGCCGGCGCGGTGGGCGACTCGACAGGTATGGGCATCACGGTGGAGCCGACCGGTGGTTCGGACCGGCCGACGTCGAAGCCGCTGGCGTTGATGTCACTGCCGACGTGA
- a CDS encoding DUF1295 domain-containing protein, with protein sequence MSELSWSAFGWNVAVSAGVVLAVVLTAFLIGVRTGKHRGVDVAWGLGFAAVAVATYGVSAGEGDAARRLLVTVLTAVWGVRLAVHIGRRSRGHGEDPRYEQLLAKAPGNRQWYALRMVYLLQGALIVLVSLPVQIAAYATRPLSLPLSFFVVAGAVVWAVGLFFEAVGDRQLARFKTDPAHRGRLMDRGLWSWTRHPNYFGDFCVWWGLFLIACEAGPLPALLALVSPLAMSYLLIGGSGKALLERHMAERPGYAAYAARTSGFFPRPPRRG encoded by the coding sequence ATGAGTGAGCTGAGTTGGAGCGCGTTCGGATGGAACGTCGCCGTCAGCGCGGGCGTGGTGCTCGCCGTCGTCCTGACCGCGTTCCTGATCGGCGTACGGACGGGGAAGCACCGGGGCGTCGATGTGGCGTGGGGTCTCGGGTTCGCGGCGGTCGCCGTCGCCACGTACGGGGTCTCCGCGGGCGAGGGCGACGCGGCGCGGCGGCTGCTCGTCACGGTGCTCACGGCCGTGTGGGGTGTGCGACTCGCGGTCCACATCGGCCGGCGTTCGCGCGGGCACGGCGAGGACCCGCGCTACGAGCAACTCCTCGCCAAGGCACCCGGAAACCGCCAGTGGTACGCGCTGCGCATGGTGTACCTGCTCCAGGGAGCCCTCATCGTCCTGGTGTCGCTGCCGGTGCAGATCGCCGCGTACGCGACCCGGCCGCTGTCCTTGCCGCTGTCCTTCTTCGTGGTCGCCGGAGCGGTGGTGTGGGCCGTGGGCCTGTTCTTCGAAGCGGTCGGCGACCGTCAACTCGCCCGGTTCAAGACCGATCCCGCGCACCGGGGCCGCCTCATGGACCGCGGCCTGTGGAGCTGGACCCGGCACCCCAACTACTTCGGGGACTTCTGCGTCTGGTGGGGCCTGTTCCTCATCGCATGCGAAGCGGGCCCGCTGCCCGCCCTGCTCGCCCTCGTCTCCCCGCTCGCCATGAGCTATCTGCTGATCGGCGGCAGCGGAAAGGCGCTGCTGGAGCGGCACATGGCGGAGCGCCCGGGGTACGCCGCGTACGCGGCCCGCACCAGCGGCTTCTTCCCGCGTCCGCCCCGCCGTGGCTGA
- a CDS encoding cyclopropane-fatty-acyl-phospholipid synthase family protein, whose product MTPKPTRTGAADRLAALAEDALGGPLPLRLRAWDGSEAGPAGTPVAVIRTRRALRRLLWNPGELGLSQAYITGDIDVEGDLGEALRTMWRAARDRSVHAPRITLAVRARAARTLLRLGAVGPPPAPPAGQARLRGTLHSRARDRAAISHHYDLSNAFYQFLLDDTMAYSCAYWPDEPDETPEDSRGDAPPTTLAAAQRAKLELVCRKLDLKAGDRLLDVGCGWGSLTLYAAEQHGVHVTAVTLAAEQAAYVKEQATARGLDKRVEALCQDYREPAGGEYDAAATIEMGEHVGDAEYPAFAALLNDRVRSGGRILVQQMSRQHTAPGGGAFIEAFIAPDMHMRPLGDTVTLLEQAGLEVRSVEALREHYVRTVDAWHRTLEENWDDAVRLLGEEGARVWRLYLVGGQLAFAERRMGVDQILAVRPDPKGGAALPLRLGTWSGHE is encoded by the coding sequence ATGACCCCGAAGCCCACCCGAACAGGCGCCGCGGACCGGCTCGCCGCACTCGCCGAGGACGCGCTCGGCGGTCCGCTCCCGCTGCGCCTGCGCGCCTGGGACGGCAGCGAGGCGGGCCCGGCCGGCACCCCCGTGGCCGTGATCCGTACCCGCCGTGCCCTGCGCCGTCTCCTGTGGAATCCGGGCGAACTCGGCCTGTCCCAGGCGTACATCACCGGCGACATCGACGTCGAAGGGGACCTCGGCGAGGCCCTGCGCACGATGTGGCGGGCCGCGCGCGACCGGTCCGTGCACGCGCCGCGCATCACCCTCGCCGTCCGCGCCCGCGCCGCCCGCACACTGCTGCGCCTCGGCGCCGTCGGGCCCCCGCCCGCGCCCCCGGCAGGCCAGGCCCGCCTGCGCGGCACACTGCACAGCAGGGCCCGCGACCGCGCCGCCATCAGCCACCACTACGACCTGTCGAACGCCTTCTACCAGTTCCTGCTGGACGACACGATGGCCTACTCGTGCGCGTACTGGCCGGATGAGCCGGACGAGACACCGGAGGACAGTCGGGGCGACGCCCCGCCCACCACCCTGGCCGCCGCCCAGCGCGCCAAGCTCGAACTCGTCTGCCGCAAGCTCGACTTGAAGGCCGGCGACCGCCTCCTCGACGTCGGTTGCGGCTGGGGTTCGCTCACGCTGTACGCCGCCGAACAGCACGGCGTGCACGTCACCGCGGTCACCCTCGCCGCCGAACAGGCCGCCTACGTAAAGGAACAGGCGACGGCGCGAGGCCTGGACAAGCGCGTCGAGGCGCTCTGCCAGGACTACCGGGAACCCGCGGGTGGCGAGTACGACGCGGCCGCCACCATCGAGATGGGCGAACACGTCGGCGACGCCGAATACCCTGCGTTCGCAGCGCTGTTGAACGACCGGGTCAGGTCGGGCGGCCGGATCCTCGTCCAGCAGATGTCGCGGCAGCACACCGCGCCCGGCGGCGGTGCGTTCATCGAGGCGTTCATCGCCCCGGACATGCACATGCGTCCGCTGGGGGACACGGTGACGCTCCTCGAACAGGCGGGCCTGGAGGTCCGCTCCGTCGAGGCCCTGCGGGAGCACTACGTCCGCACGGTCGACGCCTGGCACCGGACCCTGGAGGAGAACTGGGACGACGCGGTGCGGCTGCTCGGCGAGGAGGGTGCGCGGGTGTGGCGGCTGTACCTCGTCGGCGGTCAACTCGCCTTCGCGGAACGCCGGATGGGCGTCGACCAGATCCTGGCCGTGCGCCCCGATCCCAAGGGCGGCGCCGCGCTGCCGCTGCGCCTCGGCACCTGGAGCGGCCATGAGTGA
- a CDS encoding cyclopropane-fatty-acyl-phospholipid synthase family protein, protein MRLTATSTATASSTAIPPAARTAVDAARWPDVAALPPASRARTAVAAAVVRSALRRLPLSVRYLGEDPVGLGGPVLDVRDPEAFHRRIGARGLIGFGESYQAGEWDAPDLVAVLTVLARHVGSLVPAPLQRLRGLWAQRQPDARRNTVQGSRANISHHYDLSNDLFALFLDDTLSYSSAVFRGFPADRSVLAAAQHRKIDRLLDLAEVGSGTRVLEIGTGWGELAVRAAARGAHVTSLTLSAEQQDLARRRIHQAGLTDRVSVELRDYRESTGTYDAVLSVEMVEAVGEEYWTGYFRTLDDRLEPGGRAVVQAITMPHDRMLATRDTYTWIQKYVFPGGLLPSVEAVDRITRDHTRLRTARRDAYGPHYAETLRLWRERFTERADEVEVLGFDETFRRMWTLYLAYSEAGFRSGYLDVQQFLFTKESARR, encoded by the coding sequence ATGAGGCTCACCGCGACCTCCACCGCGACCGCGAGCTCGACAGCCATCCCGCCCGCCGCCCGCACCGCAGTGGACGCCGCACGCTGGCCCGACGTCGCCGCGCTGCCGCCCGCGTCACGGGCCCGCACGGCCGTCGCCGCAGCCGTGGTCCGCTCCGCCCTGCGCCGACTCCCGTTGAGCGTACGGTACTTGGGGGAGGATCCGGTGGGTCTGGGAGGCCCCGTGCTCGACGTACGCGATCCGGAGGCGTTCCACCGCAGAATCGGCGCCCGGGGCCTCATCGGCTTCGGCGAGTCGTACCAGGCGGGGGAGTGGGACGCGCCCGACCTCGTCGCCGTGCTCACCGTCCTCGCCCGGCACGTGGGCAGCCTCGTGCCCGCCCCGTTGCAGCGGCTGCGCGGACTGTGGGCGCAGCGCCAGCCCGACGCCCGGCGCAACACCGTGCAGGGCTCCCGCGCGAACATCAGCCACCACTACGACCTCTCCAACGACCTGTTCGCCCTGTTCCTCGACGACACGCTCAGCTACTCCTCGGCGGTCTTCCGGGGCTTCCCCGCCGACCGGTCCGTCCTGGCCGCCGCGCAGCACCGCAAGATCGACCGGCTGCTCGACCTCGCCGAGGTCGGCTCCGGCACCCGTGTCCTGGAGATCGGCACCGGCTGGGGCGAACTCGCCGTGCGCGCAGCCGCCCGCGGCGCCCACGTCACCTCGCTGACGCTCTCCGCCGAGCAGCAGGACCTCGCCCGTCGCCGCATCCACCAGGCGGGCCTCACCGACCGGGTGAGCGTCGAGCTGCGCGACTACCGCGAGAGCACGGGCACGTACGACGCCGTGCTCAGCGTCGAGATGGTCGAGGCCGTCGGCGAGGAGTACTGGACGGGTTACTTCCGCACCCTCGACGACCGGCTGGAGCCCGGCGGCCGGGCCGTCGTCCAGGCCATCACCATGCCGCACGACCGGATGCTCGCGACCCGGGACACGTACACCTGGATCCAGAAGTACGTGTTCCCCGGCGGGCTGCTGCCGTCGGTCGAGGCCGTCGACCGGATCACCCGCGACCACACCCGGCTGCGCACCGCACGCCGCGACGCGTACGGACCGCACTACGCCGAGACGCTGCGGCTGTGGCGCGAGCGCTTCACTGAACGGGCCGACGAGGTCGAGGTCCTCGGCTTCGACGAGACGTTCCGGCGCATGTGGACCCTCTATCTCGCCTACTCCGAGGCCGGGTTCCGCTCCGGGTACCTCGATGTCCAGCAGTTCCTGTTCACCAAGGAGAGTGCGCGCCGATGA
- a CDS encoding DUF1365 domain-containing protein, with protein sequence MVTPRRTGLPALYPCTVAHVRTGPVRHTLRHRTYLWLIDIDRPPRLPYPLRWFARFDARDHLGGDAPTLRGRLDTFLAANGVDLAGGRVEMLAHARVLGHVFNPLTVYWCHDADAPEGPPRCVVAEVHNTYGERHCYLLRPDADHRARADKEFYVSPFFEVEGHYRMRLAPPGERLDLTIRLEGGSAPPFTATVRGLRRAATPLGIARTVLRHPLSTRAVSAAIRWHGVRLLLRGLRIVPRPRHQPQKGMK encoded by the coding sequence GTGGTGACGCCCCGGCGAACCGGCCTCCCGGCCCTCTACCCCTGCACCGTCGCCCACGTCCGCACCGGCCCGGTGCGCCACACCCTGCGCCACCGCACGTACCTGTGGCTCATCGACATCGACCGGCCGCCCCGACTCCCGTACCCGCTGCGCTGGTTCGCCCGCTTCGACGCACGCGACCACCTCGGCGGCGACGCACCCACCCTGCGCGGGCGCCTGGACACGTTCCTCGCGGCGAACGGTGTCGACCTCGCGGGCGGCCGGGTCGAGATGCTCGCCCACGCCCGCGTCCTCGGCCACGTTTTCAACCCGCTCACGGTCTACTGGTGCCACGACGCCGACGCCCCGGAAGGACCGCCGCGCTGCGTCGTCGCCGAGGTCCACAACACGTACGGCGAACGCCACTGCTATCTGCTGCGCCCCGACGCCGACCACCGGGCGCGTGCGGACAAGGAGTTCTACGTCTCGCCGTTCTTCGAGGTCGAGGGCCACTACCGGATGCGGCTCGCGCCACCCGGCGAACGCCTCGACCTGACGATCCGTCTGGAGGGCGGCTCCGCACCGCCGTTCACGGCCACCGTCCGCGGCCTGCGCCGCGCCGCGACCCCGCTCGGCATCGCGCGCACCGTCCTGCGTCACCCCCTGTCCACGCGCGCGGTGTCCGCCGCGATCCGGTGGCACGGCGTACGGCTGCTGCTGCGCGGCCTGCGCATCGTGCCCCGCCCCCGTCACCAGCCGCAGAAAGGCATGAAATGA
- a CDS encoding NAD(P)/FAD-dependent oxidoreductase, whose protein sequence is MSGGARRHTAVIGSGVAGLTAAHILGRSHQVTLYEADDRLGGHAHTHDLASTDGRVHQVDSGFIVHNRRTYPNLLRLFDELGVATQASEMSMSVRCEGCGLEYAGARGPRGLFARPRSALRPSYLRMLGEVPRFHRAARRLLAEAGRLLAETGQGELPLTLGEFLERERFSPYFVAHFMTPLVSAVWSCDGHTARQYPATHLFRFLDHHGMLAVSGSPVWRTVTGGSHRYVERVAKGLDAVHTGTPVRAVRRHTTGADVTTDRLGTVTYDSVVLATHPDQGLRLLADADRRERAVLGAFRYSRNPTLLHTDTRVLPRSPAAGASWNYLMPSCDTDAAGVRVSYDMNRLQRLDAPERFLVTLNGAGRVADSRVLARMVYEHPVFTPESVAAQRLLPELNGPVTAFAGAYHGWGFHEDGCRSGVAAAAALGVTW, encoded by the coding sequence ATGTCAGGCGGGGCGAGGCGGCACACGGCCGTCATCGGCAGCGGAGTGGCGGGTCTTACGGCGGCGCACATTCTCGGGCGCAGCCACCAGGTGACCCTGTACGAGGCCGACGACCGGCTCGGCGGGCACGCGCACACCCATGACCTGGCGTCGACGGACGGCCGGGTGCATCAGGTGGACTCCGGGTTCATCGTGCACAACCGGCGTACGTATCCGAACCTGCTACGCCTCTTCGATGAACTTGGCGTCGCCACGCAGGCGTCGGAGATGAGCATGTCCGTGCGCTGCGAGGGCTGCGGCCTGGAGTACGCGGGTGCTCGCGGACCGCGCGGACTGTTCGCCCGGCCGCGCAGCGCGCTGCGACCTTCCTATCTGCGCATGCTGGGGGAGGTGCCGCGCTTCCACCGGGCGGCCCGCCGACTCCTTGCGGAGGCCGGGCGACTCCTCGCGGAGACCGGGCAGGGCGAACTGCCGCTCACCCTCGGTGAGTTCCTCGAACGTGAGCGCTTCTCGCCCTACTTCGTCGCCCACTTCATGACCCCTCTCGTCTCCGCGGTCTGGTCGTGCGACGGACACACCGCCCGGCAGTACCCCGCCACCCACCTCTTCCGGTTCCTCGACCACCACGGGATGCTCGCGGTCTCCGGCTCGCCGGTCTGGCGCACCGTGACCGGCGGCTCCCACCGCTACGTAGAACGCGTCGCCAAGGGTCTCGACGCCGTGCACACCGGCACCCCGGTGCGCGCCGTGCGGCGACACACCACCGGCGCCGATGTCACCACCGACCGGCTCGGCACGGTCACGTACGACTCCGTCGTCCTCGCCACCCACCCCGACCAGGGGCTGCGGCTGCTCGCCGACGCCGACCGGCGCGAACGCGCCGTGCTCGGCGCGTTCCGCTACTCCCGCAACCCGACGCTCCTGCACACCGACACCCGTGTCCTGCCGCGGAGTCCGGCGGCGGGGGCCTCCTGGAACTACCTGATGCCGTCGTGCGACACGGACGCGGCGGGCGTCCGCGTCAGCTACGACATGAACCGGCTGCAACGCCTCGACGCCCCCGAACGGTTCCTCGTCACCCTCAACGGGGCCGGCCGCGTCGCGGACTCCCGCGTCCTGGCGCGCATGGTCTACGAACACCCCGTGTTCACCCCAGAATCCGTGGCCGCCCAGCGCCTGCTCCCCGAACTGAACGGCCCCGTCACGGCGTTCGCCGGTGCCTACCACGGCTGGGGCTTCCACGAGGACGGCTGCCGGTCGGGCGTCGCGGCCGCCGCCGCACTGGGGGTGACGTGGTGA
- a CDS encoding DoxX family protein → MRRARSSDLLAGLLAGAGVAHFLIPKQFDAIVPRRLPGSPRFWTQASGVVELALAAGIAVPRTRARSATAAAAFFVAVVPANMKMAADWKDRPAPLRRAVQARVPLQIPLVLWARKVARDATR, encoded by the coding sequence TTGCGTCGCGCCCGTTCCTCCGACCTCCTCGCCGGCCTGCTGGCCGGGGCCGGAGTCGCCCACTTCCTGATCCCGAAGCAGTTCGACGCCATCGTGCCGCGCCGGCTTCCCGGCTCCCCACGCTTCTGGACGCAGGCCAGCGGGGTGGTGGAGCTGGCGCTCGCGGCGGGCATCGCCGTGCCGCGCACCCGGGCCCGCTCCGCCACCGCGGCCGCCGCGTTCTTCGTCGCCGTCGTGCCCGCCAACATGAAGATGGCGGCCGACTGGAAGGACCGCCCCGCGCCGCTGCGGCGGGCCGTCCAGGCGCGGGTTCCGCTGCAGATCCCGCTGGTGCTGTGGGCGCGCAAGGTGGCGCGCGACGCGACGCGCTGA
- a CDS encoding fasciclin domain-containing protein produces MNTLRTRRAAIALAAAAVLPLALTACSGTDTKDSASDTAKKSSSKASPSEDMSSKSKPFGPGCASVPKDGAGSFDGMAKDPVATAASNNPALSTLVTAVKKAGLVDTLNNAENVTVFAPTNDAFAKIPKADLDKVLNDKAQLTKILTYHVVGQKLEPKDLEKGSFETLEKSKLTTSGSGESYKVNDSANVVCGNVKTANANVYLIDTVLMPKS; encoded by the coding sequence ATGAACACCCTCCGTACCCGCCGCGCAGCAATCGCCCTCGCCGCGGCCGCCGTGCTCCCGCTGGCCCTCACCGCCTGCTCGGGCACCGACACCAAGGACAGCGCCTCCGACACCGCCAAGAAGTCCAGTTCCAAGGCCTCGCCCTCCGAGGACATGTCCTCGAAGAGCAAGCCCTTCGGCCCGGGGTGCGCGTCGGTGCCCAAGGACGGTGCCGGTTCCTTCGACGGCATGGCCAAGGACCCGGTGGCCACCGCCGCGTCGAACAACCCGGCGCTCTCCACGCTCGTCACCGCGGTGAAGAAGGCCGGCCTGGTCGACACCCTCAACAACGCCGAGAACGTCACCGTGTTCGCGCCCACCAACGACGCGTTCGCGAAGATCCCCAAGGCCGACCTCGACAAGGTCCTGAACGACAAGGCCCAGCTGACGAAGATCCTCACGTACCACGTGGTGGGTCAGAAGCTGGAGCCGAAGGACCTGGAGAAGGGCTCGTTCGAAACGCTGGAGAAGTCGAAGCTGACGACCTCGGGCTCCGGCGAGTCCTACAAGGTCAACGACTCCGCGAACGTCGTCTGCGGCAACGTCAAGACGGCCAACGCCAACGTCTACCTCATCGACACCGTGCTGATGCCGAAGAGCTGA